One window of the Anopheles cruzii chromosome 2, idAnoCruzAS_RS32_06, whole genome shotgun sequence genome contains the following:
- the LOC128266947 gene encoding polycomb group protein Psc yields MVLLPPNADEDVTRPGTSPSAASTELASEAAPVKVETSTTNSNPRPSSAPKDDGAQETPPPSPPTTTTTQSSARRSVPFLARPLSPYRPSHAPLSLVNPCITCNLCKGYLIDATTIVECLHSFCHSCIMKHLRTEQYCPQCEMMINKAKPNIKPDATLQAIVYKLVPGLYENELRRRRAFYRLHPEMAAIATPEQRGDDTEHLIFGPNEKISLSLEYAEKELAQDNEELLTPKYLLCPALFSVAHLKKFIVFKYGISERQFCVEIMYKVKTIILPDYYTLMDVAYIYTWKRDAPMKYFFRIRTTEVYPIELADIPFHRRPSVASGGGDSSTSETVVSHDTKEDDEDDKENISHHQHQRGAVTGPPTTDTAPPVPSSGSVKAAQRRRNELPNGGGSAPDQPAVKPPQRPDTPNPHKTLGGAAEPSTGTSTSGTPMVPRKNEAIKLKIELNKNKYISILQSPQADIPVARPDKPEKVKRKKSDSSGGRSSSPSASSSSSTAAGNGSELKMKIGKIKYPAAKEGKGGRKSSPPYKVEQLSLGCFETMADEGKKGSKSLSLSSGSKKLKPAKYHHPIVLKIDQRTPDMATSTLKFGMSPKDAKSKTPSPPPPLPPMPPSPPEVVNKFQDAKSQFLNEFNLAPINSTGRSDDEKPQESVGGNRTTSGTRTDAAPKAGSSSPPSKPVAAVKVAATNGATMASPTASLKRKPKDCAQRPGPKKPKLSDEEVKALVEKTVAENINSPRGCMLSMSYFKPTAPGAGRPPSISPPIGTVTGEDRSGPKKSKILATATAAKSGPPRSTLTFRTPMMPPPPAPPSPPIVCASNIPAVKPTQQIVIPAPVPLKPDPVEYRKEKTPADDGMPTLMKQPLVIPQRRPTMPTKLPTSNATSTTGTPKGPPSAKPSKPLELKRAQNNPSININPPAGARDTEISKLRPEDIKKNVKVYGPPADPKPPQARSDGFAVPTKTAPKAASSSTSSSASSTVGGHNKVRPVNYLNYAPFNSKTAPAGSRTPIPSYSPSYSPDSPQYNPNFSISTKQFRYANPLAYNNYLQNMLSDRDRKSGGEPSVSPPLPLSPATSPASSPSPPHPQLVDTGVTKPATKPAPADRKRPASAMSPESSSSTASPTSIGATEPAEKKPIVQSLLTKINIPSSLSITLATEEDEVARQTARKMRESDPAHNHIQIVKLPEIPITEVALTTSGPSSTASVSVSSGLAVTITPAAITTTSLLNDRRTPPQQPTPMKLSPGAGSDTAGKKDDGKVGSPPGTSRKSPEAGQPEGYQQKFLDSIEKKPSSGKAAGPASGLLVKYGAKDTDAPSTVVTVASPSPAGKPSTPCTTAPSSASGARFKHPNATVFSNGIVMLTSYPEGDGLSSKGGKGRPSTTTASPTNTTTSTTTTTGTGSSAKGLMPPPKTAGLGAPKTTTTDASSAPPPPHPKAISPPIMPKKSITPPAGLSLHKSKAPQPPNVPSMASMGPMFGIQMKSDANAAILAASSASSSTSTTTSPMPTTAVRRQSVGGTASVPRRKIVPTNNSTSLVPLKTSPPSSGSKTASATGANSNTADYITLTPQTSKAAHPMLMPPPPPVSASPAYGGPSNATMLYELLKAQHHQNQQQAAFASLMDSTLMMKHYNLLMQQLSQNSHNGLGQDSLTITTSPLPGGRPSPAAAAHHHQAMLQM; encoded by the exons ACCGGATGCAACCCTTCAGGCGATCGTGTACAAATTGGTTCCGGGGCTGTACGAGAACgagctgcggcggcggcgcgcctTCTACCGGTTGCACCCGGAAATGGCCGCCATCGCGACACCAGAGCAGCGCGGCGATGACACGGAGCATCTTATCTTTGGCCCGAACGAGAAGATATCGCTATCGCTGGAGTACGCCGAAAA GGAACTGGCGCAGGACAACGAGGAGCTACTGACACCGAAGTATCTGCTCTGTCCGGCACTCTTCTCCGTGGCGCACCTGAAGAAGTTCATCGTCTTCAAGTACGGCATCTCGGAGCGCCAGTTCTGCGTGGAGATCATGTACAAGGTGAAGACGATCATCCTGCCCGACTACTACACGCTGATGGACGTGGCGTACATCTACACCTGGAAGCGG GATGCCCCGATGAAGTACTTCTTTCGCATCCGAACCACGGAAGTGTATCCGATCGAGCTGGCGGACATTCCgttccaccggcggccgagcgtcgccagtggcggtggcgacagTAGCACCAGCGAGACGGTCGTGTCGCACGACACGaaggaggacgacgaggacgacaaGGAGAACATTTCgcatcaccagcatcagcgGGGAGCGGTGACGGGGCCACCTACCACGGATACTGCACCCCCTGTGCCAAGTTCCGGGAGTGTCAAGGCTGCGCAGCGACGTCGGAATGAGCTCCCGAATGGTGGTGGATCCGCTCCGGATCAACCCGCTGTCAAACCTCCGCAGAGACCGGATACACCGAATCCGCACAAAACACTGGGTGGAGCTGCTGAGCCCTCGACCGGGACCAGCACGTCGGGCACACCGATGGTGCCGCGAAAGAATGAAGCGATCAAGCTGAAGATCGAGCTGAACAAGAACAAATACATCAGCATTCTGCAAAGTCCGCAGGCGGACATACCGGTTGCCCGGCCGGACAAGCCGGAGAAAGTGAAGCGAAAGAAGTCTGACAGCAGTGGTGGCCGTTCCTCATCGCCTTCTgcttcttcctcctcgtcgacGGCCGCCGGTAACGGTTCGGAGTTGAAGATGAAGATCGGCAAGATCAAGTACCCGGCGGCCAAGGAGGGTAAGGGTGGCCGAAAGTCAAGCCCACCGTACAAGGTGGAGCAGCTCAGTTTGGGTTGCTTCGAAACAATGGCCGACGAAGGCAAGAAGGGATCCAAGAGCTTGTCACTGTCCTCTGGGTCCAAGAAGCTGAAGCCGGCGAAGTACCACCACCCGATCGTGCTGAAGATTGACCAGCGCACCCCGGACATGGCCACCTCGACGCTCAAGTTCGGCATGAGCCCGAAGGACGCAAAGTCCAAGacgccatcaccgccaccgccactcccaccgatgccaccgtcCCCGCCGGAGGTGGTCAACAAGTTCCAGGACGCCAAGTCGCAGTTTCTGAACGAGTTCAACCTGGCACCGATCAACTCCACCGGACGGTCGGACGACGAGAAACCCCAGGAATCGGTTGGCGGTAATCGGACGACTTCCGGAACACGGACCGACGCGGCGCCGAAGGCGGGAAGTTCCTCTCCTCCGTcgaaaccggtggccgcggtgaaAGTGGCTGCCACGAACGGGGCCACTATGGCCTCCCCGACGGCCTCGTTGAAGCGCAAACCGAAGGATTGTGCGCAGCGTCCGGGGCCGAAGAAACCCAAACTGTCGGACGAAGAGGTGAAGGCACTCGTGGAGAAAACGGTCGCCGAAAACATCAACTCCCCGCGCGGTTGCATGCTGTCGATGAGCTACTTCAAACCGACCGCCCCAGGGGCGGGTCGTCCACCATCGATTTCCCCTCCGATCGGCACCGTGACCGGCGAAGATCGATCGGGTCCCAAAAAGTCGAAGATTTTAGCCACCGCGACCGCGGCGAAGTCGGGCCCTCCGCGCAGTACGTTAACGTTCCGGACCCCGAtgatgccaccgccaccggcaccaccgtcgCCTCCGATCGTGTGCGCCAGTAACATTCCGGCCGTGAAGCCGACGCAACAGATCGTCATTCCGGCGCCCGTTCCGCTGAAGCCCGATCCGGTGGAGTATCGGAAGGAGAAGAccccggccgacgacggtaTGCCCACGTTGATGAAGCAACCGTTGGTGATCCCGCAGCGGCGGCCCACGATGCCGACCAAGCTGCCGACCTCGAATGCAacctccaccaccgggacACCCAAAGGGCCACCGAGTGCCAAACCATCGAAGCCACTGGAGTTGAAGCGTGCCCAGAACAACCCGTCGATCAACATCAATCCGCCGGCCGGAGCGCGGGACACCGAGATCAGTAAGCTGCGTCCGGAGGACATCAAGAAGAACGTGAAGGTGTACGGTCCGCCGGCCGATCCGAAGCCACCCCAGGCCCGAAGCGACGGCTTTGCGGTTCCCACGAAGACGGCCCCAAaggcggccagcagcagcacttcgtCCAGTGCCTCGTCTacggtcggtggccacaacaAGGTACGGCCGGTGAACTACCTAAACTACGCACCGTTCAACAGCAAGACGGCCCCGGCCGGCTCCCGGACCCCGATCCCGTCGTACTCGCCGAGCTACTCGCCCGATTCGCCGCAGTACAATCCGAACTTTAGCATCTCCACCAAGCAGTTCCGGTACGCGAACCCGCTGGCGTACAACAACTACCTGCAGAACATGCTGAGCGATCGCGACCGCAAGTCCGGTGGCGAGCCAAGCGTGTCGCCTCCGTTGCCACTGTCCCCGGCGACTTCTCCCGCGTCTTCGCCATCACCTCCGCACCCGCAGCTGGTCGATACAGGCGTAACCAAACCCGCCACCAAACCCGCGCCGGCCGATCGCAAACGGCCTGCATCGGCGATGAGCCCCGAAAGCAGCAGCTCCACGGCGTCCCCCACTAGCATCGGAGCTACGGAGCCAGCGGAAAAGAAACCGATCGTGCAGTCGCTCCTGACCAAGATCAACATCCCGTCGTCGCTGTCGATCACACTCGCcaccgaggaggacgaggTCGCCCGGCAAACCGCGCGGAAGATGCGCGAAAGCGATCCGGCCCACAACCACATCCAGATCGTGAAGCTGCCCGAAATCCCCATTACCGAGGTGGCCCTCACCACGTCGGGCCCCTCGTCCACGGCGTCCGTTTCGGTGAGCTCGGGGCTGGCCGTAACCATTACGCCGGCGGCGATCACGACGACCAGTCTGCTGAACGATCGAAGGACACCTCCCCAACAGCCAACGCCGATGAAGCTATCACCTGGCGCCGGCAGCGACACTGCGGGCAAGAAGGACGACGGCAAGGTCGGCTCACCACCCGGCACATCGCGGAAGTCACCGGAGGCAGGCCAGCCCGAAGGGTACCAGCAAAAGTTCCTGGATTCGATCGAAAAGAAGCCATCATCCGGCAAGGCGGCGGGACCGGCTTCCGGTCTGTTGGTCAAGTATGGCGCAAAGGATACGGACGCCCCGTCCACGGTCGTTACCGTGGCTTCTCCGTCGCCCGCCGGCAAGCCGTCGACCCCGTGCACGACGGCACCTTCCTCCGCCTCCGGGGCTCGCTTCAAGCATCCGAATGCCACCGTCTTTAGCAACGGCATCGTGATGCTGACCAGCTACCCCGAAGGTGATGGTCTGTCCTCGAAGGGAGGGAAAGGCCGCCCTTCGACCACTACCGCTAGCCCTACCAACACgaccacctccaccaccaccaccacgggaaCGGGCAGCTCGGCCAAAGGTCTGATGCCTCCTCCGAAGACGGCTGGACTCGGTGCACCGAagacgaccaccaccgatgcGTCCAGtgccccgccaccgccgcacccGAAGGCCATCTCTCCACCGATCATGCCCAAGAAGTCGATCACACCCCCCGCCGGTCTGTCGCTGCACAAGAGCAAGGCTCCGCAGCCACCGAACGTGCCGTCGATGGCCTCGATGGGTCCGATGTTCGGCATCCAGATGAAATCGGACGCGAACGCCGCCATCCTGGCGGCCTCGTCCGCCTCTTCGTCGACGTCCACCACGACGTCGCCCATGCCGACCACCGCCGTGAGACGCCAGTCGGTGGGTGGTACCGCGAGTGTACCGCGCCGGAAGATCGTGCCCACCAACAATAGCACCTCGTTGGTGCCGCTCAAAACCTCACCACCTTCGTCCGGCTCGAAGACGGCATCGGCGACCGGCGCCAACTCGAACACTGCCGACTACATCACGCTGACCCCGCAGACGTCGAAGGCAGCGCATCCGATGCtgatgccaccaccaccaccggtgtcCGCAAGCCCAGCGTACGGCGGACCCTCGAACGCCACCATGTTGTACGAGCTGCTGAAGgcccagcaccaccagaaccagcagcaggcggcTTTCGCTAGCCTGATGGACAGCACGCTCATGATGAAGCACTACAACCTGCTGATGCAGCAACTGTCCCAGAACTCGCACAACGGCCTCGGTCAGGATTCGCTCACGATCACGACGTCCCCGCTTCCTGGAGGGAGAccatcaccggcggcggccgctcaCCATCATCAGGCCATGTTGCAG ATGTAG